In the Chroogloeocystis siderophila 5.2 s.c.1 genome, CTGGATTGAGGAACAAAATCAAGCGATTTTTTTGGTAGTCTTGCAACAATCCCCAAAGAATGAAACCTAATTGACCCGCCGCAAAATTAACGGCGATCGCACCCAACGCCCCTAACCATCGCCAGGGTAAAGTTCGCCACGCAATAAAACTCATTGTTGCAGTCCAGGCGAACCATGCAGGTAGATAAATGTTAAATAAAATGACAGCAATAATTGGAGAAACAAGTAAAATTAACCAACCAGGGTTGGCATTTCCCCAATAAAGCATTCCCAGTGTAATTGCACCGAAAACAAGCGATGTGCCTAAATCAGGTTGAATGAATACCAACAACCAAGGAACCGCAGTCACAGCTAAAGCTCGGATGACGGATGGAATGGTTGCGGCGGTGCGTGAGTGCAAAAGTGCGGCTAAGGTGATAACGACGCCAATTTTAGCGAATTCTGACGGCTGGACATTAAAGCCACCAATACCGATCCAACGCTGCGCACCTTTAGCGGTTGTACCGATGAAAATGACAATTAGGAGCGAGATATTCGTCAGTGTATAAATGACCCAGTGCCATTGAAGCAAGTTTTCGTAGCGACAACGCGCGATGAATAATGCTAGCACAAGACCAATACCACCAATAAGCCAGTGCTGCCACCAATCGGTCAATCCCTGATTCAATTCAGCGCTGCGAATCATGATTCCACCAAACACAGTTAAACCGGCAACGGCAATCAGTAATATCCAATCGACTTGTTGCCATGGTGCTAGTAGATATTTCCAGCGTAGGGATGATAAGATTCGCAACATTAGAAGAGGACACAGGTCAGGGTTTAAAAGATAGAAACTTGAGTAAGTTGAGCGGGTAGGCGTGCTAACTTCTGACTCACGTTCCCTTATTTCTAAGTTAAAGCTGCGACAGAGACTTTACCAGCAATACTGAGGGCGATCGCT is a window encoding:
- the rodA gene encoding rod shape-determining protein RodA is translated as MLRILSSLRWKYLLAPWQQVDWILLIAVAGLTVFGGIMIRSAELNQGLTDWWQHWLIGGIGLVLALFIARCRYENLLQWHWVIYTLTNISLLIVIFIGTTAKGAQRWIGIGGFNVQPSEFAKIGVVITLAALLHSRTAATIPSVIRALAVTAVPWLLVFIQPDLGTSLVFGAITLGMLYWGNANPGWLILLVSPIIAVILFNIYLPAWFAWTATMSFIAWRTLPWRWLGALGAIAVNFAAGQLGFILWGLLQDYQKNRLILFLNPEKDPLGGGYHLIQSRIAIGAGELWGQGLYQGTQTQLNFVPEQHTDFIFSAIGEELGFVGGLAVLFVFWLICLRLVVIAQTAKDNFGSLLAIGVLSMIVFQAIVNIAMTIGLAPVTGIPLPWLSYGRSALLTNFIAIGIVESVANYRQKRLKY